Proteins encoded together in one Quercus lobata isolate SW786 chromosome 3, ValleyOak3.0 Primary Assembly, whole genome shotgun sequence window:
- the LOC115982427 gene encoding cytochrome P450 71B34-like: MALDTIPLWLPLPLVLPLLLLMKKKMDERCSKNLPPSPPKLPIIGNLHQLGVLPHQSMWQLSKKYGSVMLLQLSGIRTVIISSAEAAREVLKVNDLACCSRPPLACSKVFSYNYRDMALSPYGDYWKEIRKICVLELFSVKRVQSYQFIREEEVALLVDSISHYASSATPIDLSEKLFALTASITFRIGFGKSFRGSGLDNERFQAVVDEVMSMIGSYNASEFFPFVGWIIDTFSGRFKRLERIFHELDTLFQQVIDLHLDPERTKPEHEDIIDVLLRIEREQVESGDAAWLTKHNIKAVILDIFLGGVDTGAITMIWAMAELAKNPRLMKKAQDEVRNFIGNKGKVTEIDTNHLHYLKMIVKETFRLHPPATLLLPRETMSQFKINGYDIYPKMLVQVNAWAIGRDPKYWENPEEFIPERFMDNSIDYKGQNFELLTFGSGRRGCPGIYMATTTVELALANLLYCFNWKLPNGIKEEDMNMEEKAGLSITTNKKIALNLVPIKLF, from the exons ATGGCTCTTGATACCATACCTTTATGGCTTCCTCTTCCCCTTGTTCTCCCTCTTTTGTTGCTCATGAAAAAAAAGATGGATGAGCGTTGTTCAAAGAACCTTCCACCAAGCCCTCCTAAGCTGCCTATTATAGGTAACTTGCACCAACTTGGTGTATTGCCTCACCAATCTATGTGGCAACTCTCCAAGAAATATGGCTCTGTGATGCTCCTTCAACTTAGTGGCATAAGAACTGTCATAATATCTTCTGCTGAGGCAGCAAGAGAAGTCTTAAAAGTTAATGATCTTGCCTGTTGTAGTAGACCTCCCTTAGCTTGCTCTAAAGTTTTTTCCTACAATTATAGGGACATGGCTTTATCACCTTATGGTGATTACTGGAAAGAGATAAGGAAAATATGTGTTCTTGAGCTTTTTAGCGTGAAGAGGGTGCAATCCTATCAGTTCATTAGGGAAGAAGAAGTTGCTTTGCTTGTGGATTCTATATCTCACTATGCATCTTCTGCAACCCCTATTGATCTTTCTGAGAAGCTGTTTGCCCTCACTGCAAGTATAACTTTTAGGATTGGTTTTGGTAAGAGTTTTCGTGGGAGTGGTTTAGACAATGAAAGGTTTCAAGCAGTGGTTGATGAGGTAATGTCCATGATAGGAAGCTACAATGCATCTGAATTCTTTCCCTTCGTGGGATGGATTATAGACACTTTCTCTGGTAGATTTAAAAGGCTTGAAAGGATTTTTCATGAGTTGGATACTTTATTCCAACAGGTCATTGATCTCCATCTTGATCCTGAGAGGACAAAACCAGAGCATGAAGACATTATCGATGTGCTGCTGAGAATTGAAAGGGAGCAAGTTGAGTCTGGCGATGCTGCTTGGTTAACAAAACATAACATTAAGGCAGTCATCTTA GATATATTTTTAGGTGGAGTTGACACTGGTGCAATTACCATGATATGGGCGATGGCAGAGCTTGCTAAGAACCCCAGATTGATGAAAAAAGCACAAGATGAAGTTAGAAATTTCATTGGAAATAAAGGGAAAGTCACTGAAATTGACACTAACCACCTTCATTATCTAAAGATGATAGTTAAAGAAACTTTTAGATTGCATCCTCCAGCAACTCTACTTCTTCCAAGAGAAACCATGTCACAGTTTAAGATCAATGGTTATGACATTTACCCAAAAATGTTAGTACAAGTTAATGCCTGGGCAATAGGACGAGATCCTAAATATTGGGAGAACCCAGAAGAATTCATCCCAGAAAGGTTCATGGATAACTCCATTGATTATAAAggtcaaaattttgagttattgACATTTGGATCTGGTCGAAGAGGTTGTCCTGGGATATATATGGCAACAACAACAGTGGAGCTTGCACTTGCAAATCTTTTATATTGTTTCAATTGGAAATTACCTAACGGGATTAAAGAGGAAGATATGAACATGGAAGAGAAAGCTGGTCTTAGCATTACTACCAATAAGAAAATAGCTTTGAACCTTGTGCCAAtcaaattgttttaa